One window of Thermacetogenium phaeum DSM 12270 genomic DNA carries:
- the murJ gene encoding murein biosynthesis integral membrane protein MurJ — translation MSEGEKIARAVGIITVAMILSRLLGYVRDVLLYAQFGQNRITDIYNAAFSIPDFIYMILIGGALSSAFIPVFGGYLARGEEDEGWRVASSLLNLVVMLMVTAISLGMIFTPQLVRLLVPGFSPGEVDMTVYLTRIMFIQTFFMGLSGVTVGVLNSYKHFTSPALGSVLYNLSVVVIGGLLGPRLGIVAFAVGVVVGAVMNFAVQLPPLLRLGLRFKPLLDLRHPGMRQIGALVFPVLIGLSVSQFNLFVSQNLASNLPGGQLAALRTAQRIMQLPIGIFAVAIGTAIFPTLTEQAARQNWQDFRRTISLGIRSTNFLTIPCVAGLLAIGLPAIRLFFQMGKFTPESTLATAAALFYYSFGIVGYSGAMVLTRVYYALRDTRTPVLVGIGTVFLNILLNIWLVKPMGHSGLALAYSLVGIVNMLVLLALLRIKLGHLDGRRIILSGLGSCAASLIMGGVAYEVVSRLQDLLGIATKTAQLVAVGSAVASGVLVYFLLAILLHLDEFQLVLNLAKRRLGLHRRSGAIQGGR, via the coding sequence ATGTCCGAGGGTGAAAAGATTGCTCGTGCAGTGGGGATCATCACCGTTGCCATGATCCTTTCCCGGCTGCTGGGCTATGTGCGGGACGTCCTGCTCTATGCCCAGTTTGGGCAGAACAGGATCACCGACATTTATAATGCCGCCTTTTCCATACCCGACTTTATTTACATGATCCTCATCGGGGGAGCCCTCAGCTCTGCCTTTATACCCGTTTTCGGTGGTTACCTCGCACGGGGTGAAGAGGATGAGGGGTGGCGGGTGGCGAGCAGCCTGCTCAATCTGGTGGTTATGCTGATGGTGACTGCCATCTCCTTGGGAATGATTTTTACCCCGCAGCTGGTACGCCTCCTGGTTCCCGGCTTCAGCCCCGGTGAGGTTGATATGACCGTGTATCTGACCAGGATCATGTTCATTCAGACCTTTTTCATGGGCTTAAGCGGAGTGACCGTGGGGGTTTTGAACTCCTACAAGCACTTCACGTCACCGGCCCTGGGCTCGGTTTTGTACAACCTCTCGGTAGTGGTGATCGGGGGGCTTTTGGGGCCGCGCCTGGGGATCGTGGCCTTTGCCGTCGGTGTGGTCGTCGGGGCGGTTATGAACTTTGCCGTCCAGCTGCCTCCTCTCTTGCGCCTGGGGCTGCGCTTTAAGCCTCTGCTCGACCTCCGGCACCCCGGGATGAGGCAGATCGGAGCCCTGGTTTTCCCGGTTCTCATCGGGCTTTCCGTCTCTCAGTTTAATCTCTTCGTGAGCCAGAACCTGGCTTCTAACCTTCCCGGCGGGCAGCTGGCGGCCCTGCGCACCGCCCAGCGGATCATGCAGCTTCCCATAGGGATATTTGCGGTGGCTATCGGGACGGCGATATTCCCGACCCTCACCGAGCAGGCTGCCCGGCAAAACTGGCAGGATTTTCGCCGCACGATCTCCTTGGGGATCAGGTCGACCAACTTCCTGACCATCCCCTGTGTGGCGGGGCTACTGGCCATCGGCCTCCCGGCGATCAGGCTGTTCTTTCAGATGGGTAAGTTCACCCCGGAGAGCACCTTGGCCACGGCGGCGGCGCTCTTTTACTACTCCTTCGGGATCGTCGGCTATTCCGGGGCTATGGTGCTGACGCGGGTTTACTATGCCCTCCGGGATACCAGAACGCCGGTCCTGGTGGGGATCGGGACGGTGTTTCTCAATATCCTCCTCAACATCTGGCTGGTCAAGCCCATGGGACACAGCGGCCTGGCTCTGGCCTATTCTCTGGTAGGGATTGTCAACATGCTGGTGCTGCTCGCGCTTCTCCGCATCAAGCTCGGCCACCTGGACGGGAGGAGGATCATCCTGTCCGGCCTGGGATCTTGTGCCGCCTCCCTGATCATGGGAGGTGTGGCCTATGAGGTTGTCAGCCGTCTCCAGGATCTGTTGGGGATCGCTACCAAGACAGCGCAGTTGGTTGCCGTAGGGAGTGCCGTTGCTTCAGGAGTTCTGGTTTATTTTCTGCTGGCCATTCTGCTTCATTTGGATGAGTTTCAGCTGGTGTTGAACCTGGCGAAAAGGCGTCTTGGCCTCCACAGGCGCTCCGGCGCCATTCAGGGGGGAAGGTGA
- a CDS encoding RNA-guided endonuclease InsQ/TnpB family protein — protein MLSNNIFFDGRQIRWRKERWAERRKALQQVGRLSRVKKEAGRERRWMRYINHCISKRIVEIAKAESKAIALENLLGIRERTKGSKKFNRMMSGWNFRELASFIEYKAALQGVPVIYVDPKETSKTCPKCGNVSRYNRKKQGWFKCTKCGYQSDADRVGAINIAARALDALGA, from the coding sequence GTGCTGTCCAACAACATCTTCTTTGATGGCCGCCAGATAAGGTGGCGAAAAGAGCGTTGGGCAGAACGGCGGAAAGCGCTCCAGCAGGTAGGGAGACTGTCCCGTGTCAAGAAAGAAGCAGGTCGTGAACGAAGATGGATGCGGTATATCAACCACTGTATTTCCAAGCGTATTGTCGAGATCGCGAAAGCTGAAAGCAAGGCGATTGCATTGGAAAACCTGCTGGGCATCCGGGAACGGACCAAAGGATCCAAGAAGTTCAACCGGATGATGTCGGGCTGGAACTTCCGGGAGCTGGCCTCGTTCATCGAGTATAAAGCTGCGCTTCAAGGCGTGCCCGTAATCTACGTCGATCCCAAGGAGACTTCTAAGACATGCCCCAAGTGCGGGAATGTTTCCCGCTACAATCGGAAGAAGCAGGGCTGGTTCAAATGCACGAAATGCGGCTACCAGTCTGATGCGGACAGAGTTGGAGCTATAAACATAGCCGCTAGAGCGCTCGATGCTCTCGGGGCATGA
- a CDS encoding transposase: MQTVTLRVKLLKPNKGKLEKMSRMLESYRQACAWFLEQAEILNTTSRTRLNRETYQRARDLFDLNRGTLQCAMLKALSAKRSYLSHKRRGKKAGPPKFEKTIPVMVRQDCYSLHQLPSGTSVIKFPVSSGRSQITMPLAVSEYHARRLQDLAGGSCRQGSMEIWQRESGEWYVSISLVYKNHWFIKHPIRSRAALLGSISASSNWPCCPTTSSLMAAR, encoded by the coding sequence ATGCAGACGGTAACTCTAAGAGTCAAGCTCCTTAAGCCCAACAAAGGCAAACTGGAGAAAATGAGCCGAATGCTAGAAAGCTACAGGCAAGCATGTGCCTGGTTTCTGGAACAAGCAGAAATTCTCAATACTACCAGCCGTACCCGGTTAAACCGGGAAACCTACCAGCGAGCGCGTGACCTCTTCGACCTTAATCGGGGCACGCTCCAGTGCGCCATGCTCAAAGCGTTATCCGCCAAGCGCTCCTATCTTTCCCACAAGCGCAGGGGCAAAAAGGCCGGACCACCTAAGTTTGAGAAAACAATTCCGGTAATGGTGCGGCAGGACTGCTACTCTCTTCACCAGCTACCATCGGGAACATCGGTTATCAAGTTTCCCGTCTCCTCCGGCAGAAGCCAGATAACCATGCCTCTTGCTGTTTCCGAGTACCACGCCAGAAGGCTCCAAGACCTGGCAGGAGGTTCCTGTCGACAGGGGTCTATGGAGATATGGCAGAGGGAGAGTGGTGAATGGTACGTTTCAATATCACTGGTTTATAAAAATCACTGGTTTATAAAACATCCTATAAGGAGCCGGGCGGCATTATTGGGGTCGATTTCGGCATCGTCAAACTGGCCGTGCTGTCCAACAACATCTTCTTTGATGGCCGCCAGATAA
- the spoIIP gene encoding stage II sporulation protein P has translation MFRRTIRGYALSRYLSVAVLSFFCVIGWGIGESPSLEQVLAFGLAGPESGEFGSDLAGTFLVALSGVDPWYPPDVLKKGLPRSADWSNAVAVAAQPLEEPAERGLSREGMVEEDRPCEVAIYHTHNAETYIPLHGKSKVEGENGAVSAVGKEIASCLEQEGIKVIHDLTIHDYPDFPTSYIKSEVTARRLVSENPELKVLMDIHRDAGIPRKETVFVNGEESARIMLVVSNGRRLPNPHWQENYAFAQRIANLLEEKYPGIVKGVRLKDGRYNQHVSPRAILVEVGSDKNTLQEGLVAARCLASVLAELIRDEGLSGG, from the coding sequence TTGTTCCGGAGAACTATCAGGGGATACGCCTTGAGCCGCTACCTGTCCGTAGCCGTTCTTTCCTTCTTCTGTGTTATCGGCTGGGGAATCGGGGAAAGCCCTTCTTTGGAGCAGGTTCTGGCTTTCGGGCTGGCTGGGCCGGAGAGCGGGGAGTTCGGGAGCGATCTGGCCGGCACTTTCCTCGTTGCGCTGAGCGGCGTCGACCCCTGGTATCCCCCTGACGTTTTAAAAAAGGGGCTTCCCAGAAGTGCTGACTGGTCGAATGCCGTAGCTGTGGCGGCGCAGCCCCTTGAAGAGCCGGCGGAGAGAGGGCTGAGCCGCGAGGGGATGGTCGAAGAAGACAGGCCTTGCGAGGTAGCCATCTACCATACCCACAACGCAGAAACTTACATTCCTCTACACGGGAAAAGCAAGGTGGAGGGGGAAAACGGCGCGGTAAGCGCGGTCGGAAAGGAGATCGCCAGCTGTCTGGAACAAGAAGGAATTAAGGTGATTCACGACCTCACCATTCACGATTATCCCGACTTCCCGACTTCCTATATTAAATCTGAGGTAACGGCTCGAAGGCTGGTCAGCGAAAACCCGGAACTCAAGGTGCTGATGGACATCCACAGGGATGCCGGGATACCCAGGAAGGAGACGGTTTTCGTGAATGGTGAGGAGTCCGCCCGGATCATGCTTGTGGTGAGCAACGGCCGGCGGCTGCCCAATCCCCACTGGCAGGAGAACTACGCCTTCGCCCAGAGGATCGCCAATCTCCTTGAGGAAAAGTATCCGGGAATCGTTAAGGGCGTGCGCCTGAAGGATGGACGCTACAACCAGCACGTTTCCCCGAGGGCGATCCTGGTCGAGGTGGGGAGCGACAAGAACACCCTTCAAGAGGGACTGGTTGCTGCCCGCTGTCTGGCTTCAGTGCTCGCCGAACTGATCCGAGATGAGGGCCTCAGCGGCGGCTGA
- a CDS encoding PIG-L deacetylase family protein encodes MKPLDLGGPRLRLLVVSPHPDDEVLAAGGTIARAAAEASVHVVFLTSGDGFGCGVRLSQRVLCPRPENFLSYGRERMEEARRALGVLGLSEEDITFLGYPDGGLEGIWTGSRAYPYTSPFSHCSTVPYEDALSPGAPYVAESIICDLAKVMELFRPTVILLPHPRDTHPDHRFCALFTLTAAAQERRGEPRIPQLFAYLIHAGIWQVAPVLWKKKALRPPRRFLKRNCTWYTLTVERCYLNLKRQAILQYRTQLEIVAVFMKNFLRPNEILSGIDISLLDRLSPVWRPHGSEVLSVIPPAAVELQR; translated from the coding sequence ATTGCCCGCGCCGCCGCGGAGGCCTCCGTGCACGTGGTGTTCCTGACCAGCGGGGATGGTTTTGGCTGCGGAGTCAGGTTGTCTCAAAGGGTTCTCTGCCCCAGGCCTGAGAATTTCCTCTCCTACGGGCGGGAGCGCATGGAGGAAGCCCGCCGCGCCCTCGGCGTCCTGGGGTTATCCGAAGAGGACATCACCTTTCTCGGCTACCCAGACGGCGGCTTGGAGGGGATCTGGACCGGCAGCCGGGCATATCCCTATACTTCACCGTTTTCACACTGCAGCACGGTGCCCTATGAAGACGCGTTGTCTCCCGGTGCTCCCTATGTGGCGGAGAGCATCATCTGTGATTTGGCGAAGGTCATGGAGCTGTTCCGGCCTACGGTGATCCTCCTTCCCCATCCCCGGGATACTCACCCCGACCACCGCTTTTGCGCTTTGTTTACACTGACTGCGGCGGCGCAGGAGCGCAGGGGGGAACCCCGAATCCCGCAGCTTTTCGCTTACCTGATCCATGCAGGGATCTGGCAGGTAGCTCCCGTGCTTTGGAAGAAAAAGGCCCTCAGGCCTCCCAGGAGGTTTCTCAAGCGGAACTGCACCTGGTACACCCTGACGGTGGAGCGGTGCTACTTAAATCTGAAAAGGCAGGCCATTTTACAATACCGGACACAATTGGAGATCGTGGCGGTCTTCATGAAGAATTTCCTGCGCCCCAACGAAATCCTGAGCGGTATTGACATCTCCCTCCTCGATCGCCTCTCACCGGTATGGCGGCCACACGGGTCAGAGGTCCTGTCGGTCATCCCCCCTGCGGCAGTTGAGCTGCAGCGGTAA